One genomic segment of Hydrogenimonas thermophila includes these proteins:
- a CDS encoding YeiH family protein — protein MAFSKENRPYTLNGILFVALFATAATYISGFTFFKHLGISPLIIGIVLGMFYANTLRNRLPQEWTPGIIFSTKTLLRAAIVFYGFRLTFQSIAEVGIAGIVTSVLVVSLTFVIGYIVGTKILKLDRDTTILTSAGSSICGAAAVLATEPVVKSEAYKSAIAVSTVVLFGSIAMFLYPFLYKAGYVDLDPKGMGVYIGGTLHEVAHVVAAGNTLGTEVAKDAVIVKMIRVMMIAPFLIILGLWLANRKKAANEATDEKTKITIPWFAVGFIAVAGFNSLDLLPKAIVTDINAIDTFALTMAMTALGMETSIDKFKGVGLKPIYLAMILFIWLIFGGYYITKFAISLA, from the coding sequence ATGGCATTTAGCAAAGAGAATAGACCATATACATTAAATGGTATTCTATTTGTTGCATTGTTTGCAACTGCCGCTACTTATATTTCAGGGTTTACTTTTTTCAAACATTTAGGAATAAGTCCTCTGATCATTGGTATTGTACTTGGTATGTTTTATGCCAATACATTAAGAAATCGCCTTCCACAAGAGTGGACACCTGGAATTATCTTTTCAACCAAGACACTTCTAAGAGCTGCCATTGTTTTCTATGGCTTTAGACTTACTTTTCAAAGTATTGCTGAAGTTGGTATTGCTGGAATTGTAACAAGTGTTTTAGTTGTATCTTTAACATTTGTGATAGGATATATTGTAGGTACAAAAATACTAAAACTTGATCGAGATACCACTATCTTAACAAGTGCCGGTAGCTCTATCTGCGGTGCAGCTGCTGTTTTAGCAACAGAACCTGTTGTTAAATCTGAAGCATATAAAAGTGCAATAGCTGTTTCAACTGTTGTACTATTTGGAAGTATCGCAATGTTTTTGTATCCATTCTTATATAAAGCAGGTTATGTTGATTTAGATCCTAAAGGTATGGGAGTTTACATTGGAGGAACACTACACGAAGTAGCGCATGTTGTTGCAGCAGGCAATACACTTGGTACAGAAGTTGCTAAAGATGCTGTTATTGTTAAAATGATCAGAGTAATGATGATCGCGCCATTTTTAATTATTCTTGGACTATGGCTTGCAAATAGAAAAAAAGCTGCAAATGAAGCAACTGATGAAAAAACTAAAATTACAATCCCTTGGTTCGCAGTTGGCTTTATTGCCGTAGCGGGGTTTAATTCTTTAGACCTTTTGCCTAAAGCAATTGTAACAGACATTAATGCAATTGACACTTTTGCTCTTACTATGGCAATGACAGCTCTTGGAATGGAAACCAGTATTGATAAATTTAAAGGTGTTGGACTTAAACCTATATATTTAGCTATGATACTCTTTATATGGCTTATATTTGGTGGATACTATATAACTAAATTTGCTATTAGTTTGGCATAA
- a CDS encoding TDT family transporter, whose translation MNTKFLSDKSLKEIIRNFTPNWFTLNMGTGIAFLTLHNINANIFDAQLLLGKSLWLIDIFFFVLFFTLLLARMFLYPETIMLMFKHPVQSMFLGAVPMALVPILEGFAIFGPSLFGNNSLNIALYLWWIDAFLAVCVGWLLPYLMFSIQKNHKLENMTAVWLLPIVASEVTASAGGMLAPYFANPIAEAILMVSYILWAFSVPLAFSVLVILFLRLVTHKLPDKAMAVTSWLTLGPLGTGALGLLLLGHAAEKVLIGTDLENIATFLSNFGLIAGLLLWGYGLWWYVMAWIITLKFFKDGLPFNMGWWGFTFPVGVFTAATLQLWQATGYDIFKYFSIVLSIQLAIFWILVFTKTLKGMWSGYLFHAPCLSPETGLPKPEEECKKFSKKNK comes from the coding sequence ATGAATACTAAATTCTTGTCAGATAAAAGTCTAAAAGAGATTATTAGAAACTTTACACCAAACTGGTTTACCCTTAATATGGGAACAGGTATCGCTTTTCTTACATTGCACAATATAAATGCAAATATATTTGATGCACAGTTACTGTTAGGAAAGAGTTTATGGCTGATTGATATATTTTTCTTTGTACTCTTTTTTACACTCTTATTGGCAAGAATGTTCCTCTACCCTGAAACAATAATGTTGATGTTTAAACATCCTGTTCAATCTATGTTTTTAGGTGCTGTTCCTATGGCACTTGTACCTATACTGGAAGGTTTTGCTATCTTTGGTCCATCTTTATTTGGTAACAATAGTTTAAATATTGCACTATATTTATGGTGGATTGATGCCTTTTTAGCTGTTTGTGTAGGCTGGCTATTACCATATTTGATGTTTTCAATACAAAAAAATCATAAACTTGAAAATATGACAGCAGTGTGGCTTTTACCAATTGTTGCATCTGAGGTAACAGCCTCAGCTGGAGGAATGCTAGCACCCTACTTTGCAAATCCAATAGCTGAAGCAATTCTAATGGTAAGTTACATTTTATGGGCATTTTCTGTACCACTTGCATTCTCTGTGCTGGTAATTCTGTTTTTAAGACTTGTAACACATAAACTTCCAGATAAAGCAATGGCTGTTACAAGTTGGTTGACTTTAGGACCACTTGGTACAGGAGCACTTGGTCTGCTTTTACTTGGACATGCTGCTGAAAAAGTCTTAATTGGTACAGATTTGGAAAATATTGCCACTTTTCTATCTAACTTTGGGTTAATTGCAGGATTGCTTCTTTGGGGTTATGGATTATGGTGGTATGTTATGGCTTGGATTATTACATTAAAGTTTTTTAAAGATGGACTTCCATTCAACATGGGATGGTGGGGGTTTACATTTCCTGTTGGTGTTTTTACAGCAGCAACACTACAACTATGGCAAGCAACTGGTTATGATATATTTAAATATTTTAGCATTGTTCTAAGTATACAATTGGCTATATTTTGGATACTTGTCTTTACTAAAACATTAAAAGGAATGTGGAGTGGGTATCTTTTTCATGCACCTTGCTTATCTCCTGAAACAGGATTACCAAAACCAGAAGAGGAGTGTAAAAAGTTTTCAAAGAAGAATAAGTAA
- a CDS encoding cytochrome P460 family protein, translating to MKILKKAIVSVLFVSTLVAQTDNYLIDNSKVPDIKMPDNNLSFKMIEGYQNYKVVATHFRTDKNEIRYILANSIAFNALKSGQNPLPEGSKIVKIGWSVKKMLSWPAALEADKIERVEYMVKDSKKFDHKGDHWGYARFIKTKNGYEPWNKGTKSCIECHSIVKNDDYLFTKYQKRF from the coding sequence ATGAAAATTTTAAAAAAAGCTATAGTCTCTGTTTTATTTGTTTCTACACTTGTTGCTCAAACAGATAATTATTTAATAGATAACTCTAAAGTACCTGATATAAAAATGCCAGATAATAACCTTTCATTCAAAATGATTGAGGGGTATCAAAATTATAAAGTTGTTGCTACCCACTTTAGAACTGATAAAAATGAGATAAGATATATTTTAGCGAACTCTATTGCATTTAATGCACTTAAAAGTGGACAAAATCCTTTACCGGAAGGCAGTAAAATTGTAAAAATTGGATGGAGTGTTAAAAAAATGCTTTCTTGGCCAGCTGCACTTGAGGCTGATAAAATAGAACGTGTTGAATATATGGTAAAAGATAGTAAAAAATTTGATCATAAAGGAGATCACTGGGGATACGCCAGATTTATAAAAACAAAAAATGGCTACGAACCTTGGAATAAAGGAACAAAAAGCTGTATTGAATGTCACAGTATAGTTAAAAACGATGACTACCTTTTTACAAAATATCAAAAAAGATTTTAA
- a CDS encoding diguanylate cyclase domain-containing protein, which produces MPLLFIFMLFPIFIFAHNITIAVDAIHGKEKAVKNWQPTIDYLNKKLPKYRFELYPFLPTEFSKVKKLIQERKVDFIISPPAMYIDLEVTLGASKILTLVKKNNITKFGSVIITNKSSNIKDISQINKDTRIAAVAPLGFGGWLIGYDTLKKHHIKLNKENIIFFGTQEKVVDAILNNEADVGIIRTGILEELISKNKINLNDIRVLNQHKYEDFPYICSTKLYPEWAFAKTKNVNDKIAREVAITLLTIPEDSNITKSTGYHYHWTVPYDYKDVRELMQRLEVGPYKDQSSKYIQLWINNHKELFYAIIFILILITIFLIYGKYINTKLQKEKKEKEILLEKIKKLAYYDVLTNIPNRLSVMQSFEQILANAQRNNLNIAVMFIDLDGFKTINDTLGHEAGDRVLKDVADIFKSTLRKNDLYGRLGGDEFIVVAQGIDGKENIEKLVRKLLDKINAIPLPSPLNEQFGANIGVVSITPCKDTTVEKLMSESDVLMYDIKRQGKNSYKIKFLKC; this is translated from the coding sequence ATGCCATTGTTATTTATTTTTATGCTATTCCCTATTTTTATATTTGCACATAATATAACTATAGCTGTAGATGCTATACATGGTAAAGAGAAAGCTGTAAAAAATTGGCAACCAACAATTGATTATCTAAATAAAAAACTTCCTAAATATAGATTTGAACTTTACCCTTTTTTACCAACAGAGTTTTCAAAAGTCAAAAAACTGATACAAGAAAGAAAAGTTGATTTTATAATTTCTCCTCCTGCTATGTATATTGACTTAGAAGTGACATTGGGTGCATCAAAAATTCTTACACTCGTTAAAAAAAATAATATTACAAAGTTTGGTTCTGTCATTATTACAAATAAATCATCAAATATTAAAGATATATCTCAAATAAATAAAGATACTCGTATTGCAGCAGTTGCACCTCTTGGATTTGGAGGGTGGCTTATAGGATATGATACACTAAAAAAGCATCATATAAAATTAAATAAGGAAAATATTATTTTTTTTGGTACACAAGAAAAAGTTGTTGATGCTATATTAAACAATGAAGCAGATGTTGGAATTATCAGAACAGGTATTTTAGAAGAACTTATTTCTAAGAACAAAATCAATTTAAATGATATAAGAGTTTTAAATCAGCATAAATATGAAGACTTTCCTTATATTTGCAGTACAAAGTTATATCCTGAATGGGCTTTTGCCAAAACAAAAAATGTTAACGATAAGATAGCAAGAGAGGTTGCCATTACTTTATTGACTATTCCAGAAGATAGCAATATTACAAAAAGTACAGGTTACCACTATCATTGGACAGTCCCATATGACTATAAAGATGTTAGAGAGTTGATGCAAAGACTAGAAGTTGGTCCATATAAAGATCAAAGTTCAAAATATATTCAACTATGGATAAATAACCACAAAGAACTTTTTTACGCCATTATATTTATACTTATATTAATTACTATTTTTCTAATATATGGTAAATATATTAATACAAAACTTCAAAAAGAGAAAAAAGAGAAAGAGATTTTACTAGAAAAAATAAAAAAACTAGCCTATTACGATGTACTGACCAATATACCAAATAGATTAAGCGTAATGCAATCTTTTGAACAAATATTGGCAAATGCACAAAGAAATAACCTTAACATTGCTGTTATGTTTATAGACTTGGATGGTTTCAAAACTATTAATGACACACTTGGACATGAAGCTGGAGATAGGGTTTTAAAAGATGTAGCTGATATTTTTAAATCTACATTGAGGAAAAATGATCTTTATGGACGATTGGGAGGTGATGAGTTTATTGTTGTTGCACAAGGGATTGATGGAAAAGAGAATATAGAGAAACTTGTTCGTAAGCTTTTGGATAAAATAAATGCAATACCATTACCATCACCACTTAATGAGCAGTTTGGTGCTAACATTGGAGTTGTAAGTATTACTCCGTGCAAAGATACAACTGTTGAAAAACTTATGAGTGAATCTGATGTACTTATGTATGATATAAAGCGTCAAGGAAAAAACAGTTATAAAATTAAATTCCTTAAGTGTTAA
- a CDS encoding AAA family ATPase, which translates to MNEFETFAKKRVVGHDSVLKFLDIAIKRIGVVKVFNGIEALFVLAGPKGCGKNFTAKVIADYLKKDMLILHMGEYAFSDDISRLIGTKGVLEHWINEHPDGLVIFEDIDKADNIIQRAIASIVSDGASDDVRRYQKSIFIFTFSLKNSAWYSKSFIEKYYDNRLLWQGKFYEEIAKIAFSDASERVIALFDSELISVLSEGDLFLFNLLELKELSQISEQVISQTIKQLNVTNKTQIDIQSKNLLALAVLLQFSPFINAKRISHKLPAILADLFANSCKDAQKCTLSVSKKVENWLQNFFVSSFDLKYFVKFDRYYELSWREKRRGFHCTLILDEISEIEPQKKDLDLQYEDHFAPQFSHIGFQDVAGQLRVKNELLDIIKLLKNDKELKHFDIDLPKGLLLYGPEGVGKTMLVKAFAKEAGLPFINLRSFDLFDEELVQNIYDKARVSTPIIVILEGVDTKFIIDGNFTPVPTGTVCEMIDRALSEPGNYIFTIATARSLEDVPSELMRPGRIDQSVEVPELDREARRFFAKKILEKPHENSIDIERITRYMSGMNGYELGRIAKEASLDAIRYGKDALSETIIIDRINTIKYGHKLERKRFKNFEEDLEKSAYHEAAHAVTSMILLPDIEIEQVTVIPRSESLGLVSYMQDAIETNLSKDEIEANIAVLLAGRLATIKKYGKDVGLETGAYSDLQEASLYAYSAVAQFGMDDELLNLHLETLLQTVSNELFKEKIESGIEHWIESGTKRAENIIDKRWKTIEKIANKLLKEEMIEGSELKSYLNT; encoded by the coding sequence ATGAATGAATTTGAAACATTTGCGAAAAAGAGAGTTGTAGGGCATGATAGTGTTTTAAAGTTTTTAGATATTGCTATAAAGCGTATAGGTGTAGTAAAAGTTTTTAACGGTATTGAAGCTCTTTTTGTATTGGCAGGTCCAAAAGGGTGTGGAAAAAATTTTACTGCCAAAGTAATTGCTGATTATCTGAAAAAAGATATGTTAATTTTGCATATGGGAGAGTATGCTTTTTCGGATGATATTAGCAGATTAATAGGAACTAAAGGTGTGTTGGAGCATTGGATAAATGAACACCCTGATGGTTTAGTAATATTTGAAGATATTGATAAAGCTGACAATATTATTCAGCGTGCTATTGCTTCTATTGTCAGTGATGGTGCTTCAGATGATGTTAGAAGGTATCAAAAATCTATCTTTATTTTTACCTTTTCACTTAAAAACTCTGCGTGGTATAGCAAAAGTTTTATAGAAAAGTATTATGACAACAGACTGCTTTGGCAGGGAAAGTTTTATGAAGAGATAGCTAAAATTGCATTTTCAGATGCAAGTGAAAGAGTTATTGCACTTTTTGACAGTGAGCTTATAAGTGTACTAAGTGAGGGAGACCTTTTTCTTTTTAATTTGCTTGAACTAAAAGAGTTGTCTCAAATTAGTGAACAGGTAATTTCCCAAACGATTAAGCAGCTAAATGTTACAAATAAAACTCAAATCGATATACAATCAAAAAATTTGTTAGCTCTTGCAGTTTTACTTCAATTTTCTCCTTTCATAAATGCTAAACGAATATCACATAAATTACCTGCTATATTGGCAGATCTTTTTGCAAACAGTTGTAAAGATGCACAAAAGTGTACACTTTCAGTCTCAAAAAAAGTTGAAAATTGGCTACAAAACTTCTTTGTATCCTCTTTTGATTTGAAATATTTTGTTAAATTTGATCGTTACTATGAACTTTCATGGAGAGAAAAGAGACGAGGTTTTCATTGTACACTTATATTAGATGAGATTAGTGAGATTGAGCCACAAAAAAAAGATTTAGATTTACAATATGAAGATCACTTTGCACCTCAATTTTCGCATATAGGTTTTCAAGATGTTGCAGGTCAATTGCGTGTTAAAAATGAGTTACTTGACATTATTAAGCTTTTAAAAAATGATAAAGAGCTTAAACATTTTGATATTGATCTGCCGAAGGGACTGCTTCTTTATGGTCCTGAAGGGGTAGGTAAAACTATGCTTGTAAAAGCTTTTGCTAAAGAAGCTGGGCTTCCTTTTATAAATTTACGTAGTTTTGATCTATTTGATGAAGAATTAGTTCAAAATATATATGATAAAGCTAGAGTTTCAACTCCTATTATTGTAATTTTAGAAGGTGTTGACACAAAGTTTATAATAGATGGAAACTTTACCCCAGTTCCTACCGGAACAGTTTGTGAAATGATTGATAGAGCATTATCAGAACCTGGTAATTATATATTTACTATTGCTACTGCAAGAAGTTTAGAAGATGTACCAAGTGAGTTGATGCGTCCAGGAAGAATTGATCAAAGTGTTGAAGTACCAGAACTTGATCGTGAAGCCCGCCGCTTTTTTGCTAAAAAGATACTTGAAAAACCCCATGAAAATTCAATAGATATTGAACGTATTACAAGATATATGAGTGGTATGAATGGTTATGAGCTTGGTCGTATTGCAAAAGAGGCTTCACTTGATGCAATTAGATATGGTAAAGATGCATTAAGTGAAACTATTATTATTGATCGAATTAATACAATCAAATATGGTCACAAGTTAGAAAGAAAACGGTTTAAAAACTTTGAAGAGGATCTTGAAAAAAGTGCATATCATGAAGCTGCACATGCTGTTACATCTATGATACTACTGCCTGATATAGAGATAGAACAGGTTACTGTAATTCCACGAAGTGAATCATTAGGTCTTGTCTCTTATATGCAAGATGCCATAGAGACTAATTTATCTAAAGATGAGATCGAAGCAAATATTGCAGTATTGCTGGCTGGACGTTTAGCTACTATTAAAAAATATGGAAAAGATGTAGGGCTTGAAACAGGTGCATATAGCGATTTGCAAGAAGCATCACTGTATGCTTACAGTGCGGTAGCTCAGTTCGGTATGGATGATGAATTGCTAAATCTTCATCTTGAGACTCTTCTTCAAACAGTCAGTAATGAACTCTTTAAAGAGAAGATTGAGTCTGGCATAGAACACTGGATCGAATCTGGAACCAAGCGGGCTGAAAATATTATTGATAAAAGGTGGAAAACTATTGAAAAAATTGCAAATAAGCTTTTAAAAGAGGAGATGATAGAAGGTAGTGAACTTAAGAGTTATCTTAACACTTAA
- the truD gene encoding tRNA pseudouridine(13) synthase TruD: protein MKLDRLYPLSHSPIYFHFKQTPADFVVTEIPLYDFTGNGEHLILKIRKKALTTWQMLEILSNHLGIRVRDIGYAGLKDKDAMTIQYISINKKYEDALKSFSHEQIKILETSYHNNKLRIGHLKGNRFFIRLKKVNPTDAKKIDSLLKWISQNGSPNYFGYQRFGRDGDNYEIAREIVEGKRKMRDRKRREFLMSAYQSHLFNLWLSKRIEISRLFEGLKPKELENVFVWNDEIINLIHKEPHFFKILPGDVASHYPYGKLFVVDDLEADAKRICNREISPTGLLSGKKAKQSTGIAWEIEKEFIEEIPAQGSRRYAWIWPEDIEGDYKQEVAHYELHFTLPKGAYATVLLEMIANRPIRE from the coding sequence ATGAAACTTGATAGACTCTATCCACTCTCTCATTCACCTATATATTTTCATTTTAAACAGACACCTGCAGATTTTGTAGTAACTGAGATTCCTCTTTATGATTTTACTGGAAATGGTGAACACTTGATTTTGAAGATTCGTAAAAAAGCACTTACTACTTGGCAAATGCTGGAAATTTTAAGTAATCACCTAGGAATTCGTGTACGAGATATAGGTTATGCGGGACTAAAAGATAAAGATGCAATGACAATTCAATATATCTCAATAAATAAAAAATATGAAGATGCATTAAAGAGCTTTTCTCATGAACAGATTAAAATTTTAGAGACTTCTTATCATAACAACAAACTACGCATAGGTCATCTTAAAGGTAACAGATTTTTTATACGTCTTAAAAAGGTAAATCCTACAGATGCAAAGAAAATCGACTCTCTTTTAAAGTGGATTTCACAAAATGGATCACCTAATTATTTTGGTTATCAGCGTTTTGGAAGGGATGGTGACAACTATGAAATAGCACGCGAAATAGTAGAAGGTAAGCGTAAAATGCGTGATAGAAAGAGACGAGAGTTTTTAATGAGTGCTTACCAATCTCATCTATTCAACCTATGGCTAAGTAAGCGCATAGAGATTTCACGTCTATTTGAAGGCTTAAAGCCTAAAGAGCTTGAAAATGTTTTTGTATGGAATGATGAGATTATCAATCTTATACACAAAGAGCCACACTTTTTTAAGATTTTACCAGGAGATGTAGCAAGTCATTATCCTTATGGAAAGCTTTTTGTCGTAGATGATTTAGAAGCTGATGCAAAGCGTATTTGTAATAGAGAGATTAGTCCAACTGGGCTGTTAAGCGGTAAAAAGGCAAAACAGTCTACAGGAATTGCATGGGAGATAGAGAAAGAGTTTATAGAAGAGATTCCAGCACAGGGAAGCAGACGCTACGCTTGGATCTGGCCGGAAGATATTGAAGGAGACTATAAACAAGAAGTTGCTCATTATGAGTTACATTTTACTTTGCCTAAGGGAGCTTATGCGACAGTATTATTGGAGATGATAGCTAATCGTCCTATTAGAGAATAG
- a CDS encoding thiamine-phosphate kinase: MNKEDYFISCFEKNIFLGDDAAILNNMSISQDAFFENVHFKREWMSLYEIARKAMLVNISDAIVMNGKPKYALLTVAIPKNYTRQELKELARGFQETANAYGITIIGGDTIANVKLDISITILAECKNPVFRTGIKEGDLLAFTGNLGESRRDLMRLLRGYSVKPNSRFINPVLRDSFFYKVAPFIHSAMDISDGLFTDLEKLHRANRVGFEFFKPIPKRIGCSGEEFEILFAFDPRYEKKIKNIAKITRTELTIFAKAVRKPYRNLCKANHF; the protein is encoded by the coding sequence ATGAATAAAGAAGACTATTTTATCAGTTGTTTTGAAAAAAACATTTTTTTAGGTGATGATGCGGCTATATTAAATAATATGAGCATTAGTCAGGATGCATTTTTCGAAAATGTCCACTTTAAACGTGAGTGGATGAGCCTTTATGAAATTGCAAGAAAGGCAATGCTTGTCAATATATCAGATGCAATTGTTATGAATGGAAAGCCCAAATATGCACTTTTAACTGTGGCAATTCCAAAAAACTATACACGCCAAGAGTTAAAAGAGTTAGCACGTGGGTTTCAAGAGACGGCAAATGCTTATGGGATCACCATAATAGGTGGTGATACAATAGCAAATGTTAAACTTGATATATCTATAACAATTTTAGCAGAATGCAAGAATCCAGTTTTTCGTACAGGCATAAAAGAGGGTGACCTGCTCGCTTTTACAGGCAACTTGGGTGAAAGCAGAAGAGACCTTATGCGGCTTCTTAGAGGTTACTCTGTTAAACCAAACTCTAGATTTATAAATCCTGTGTTAAGAGACTCTTTTTTCTATAAAGTAGCACCATTTATACACAGTGCAATGGACATTTCTGATGGGCTTTTTACAGACTTAGAGAAACTTCACCGTGCAAACAGAGTAGGTTTTGAGTTTTTTAAACCAATTCCTAAAAGGATAGGTTGTAGTGGAGAAGAGTTTGAAATACTCTTTGCATTTGATCCAAGATATGAAAAAAAGATAAAGAATATAGCCAAAATTACAAGAACTGAGTTAACAATTTTTGCAAAAGCAGTTCGAAAACCGTATAGAAATTTATGTAAGGCAAACCATTTTTAA
- the sdhA gene encoding succinate dehydrogenase flavoprotein subunit: MSVQIHKYDVVIVGAGLAGLAAARELQRAGKKVAVLTKLHPLRSHSGAAQGGVNAALSEDDDIELHMFDTVKGSDYLADQDAVELMCSKAPETIRWIANAGAAFSRNEDGTIAQRPFGGQSKPRACYAKDRTGLTLLQTIYEQADRENVTFFDEWYVADIIYEDGVVKGVVAYNIRDLEPAIFNAKAVMFATGGYARAFKISSNAHANTGDGLSIVARHGLPLEDMEFVQFHPTGLAGSGILISEAARGEGGRLYNSLGERFMEKYAPEKMELAPRDVVSRAITKEILEGRGVGPNKDAVAIDLTHLGEKIIMERLPELRDLAITFLGQDMIKEPIHIAATAHYSMGGIPVDIDGHVKKNPNEIVRGFYAAGECACVSVHGANRLGANSLLEALFFGRHVGKHIIEDLESNKLELCDAKESDADRMLNEIKFCMNNNGTESVPKLRSELQESMTANAGVFRTEETLLKQRKILKELRERYKNIRIDDKSKIFNTDLQEAIEFGHMLDYATFIVEGAIARKESRGAHYREDYTKRDDENFLKHTFATMNEDGSINIEYGDVKLGKFEPQERTY; this comes from the coding sequence ATGAGTGTACAGATACATAAATATGATGTTGTTATTGTCGGTGCCGGACTTGCCGGCCTGGCAGCTGCACGCGAACTACAGCGTGCTGGTAAGAAAGTAGCTGTTTTGACAAAACTTCACCCTCTTAGAAGCCACTCCGGTGCTGCACAAGGCGGTGTTAATGCTGCTCTAAGTGAAGATGATGATATTGAACTTCACATGTTCGATACAGTAAAAGGTAGCGATTATCTTGCTGATCAGGATGCAGTTGAACTTATGTGTTCAAAAGCTCCTGAGACGATCCGATGGATTGCTAATGCAGGTGCAGCATTCAGCAGAAATGAAGATGGCACAATAGCACAGCGACCATTTGGTGGACAATCAAAACCGCGTGCTTGTTATGCAAAAGATCGTACAGGTTTAACGCTACTTCAAACAATTTATGAACAAGCTGATCGTGAAAATGTTACATTTTTTGATGAGTGGTATGTTGCAGATATCATCTATGAAGATGGTGTGGTAAAAGGTGTTGTTGCTTACAATATAAGAGACCTTGAACCAGCTATTTTTAATGCAAAAGCAGTTATGTTTGCAACGGGTGGATATGCTAGAGCATTTAAAATAAGTTCTAACGCTCATGCTAACACAGGTGATGGTCTCTCTATTGTTGCACGCCATGGATTGCCTCTTGAAGATATGGAGTTTGTACAATTCCACCCAACAGGGCTTGCTGGAAGCGGTATTCTTATTTCTGAAGCTGCACGAGGTGAGGGTGGACGGCTTTATAACAGCCTTGGTGAAAGATTTATGGAAAAATATGCACCTGAAAAGATGGAATTAGCACCTCGTGACGTTGTTAGCCGAGCTATTACAAAAGAGATTCTTGAAGGTCGTGGTGTAGGACCTAACAAAGATGCAGTTGCTATAGACTTGACGCATCTTGGTGAAAAAATTATTATGGAAAGATTGCCAGAACTTCGTGATCTTGCAATCACATTCCTTGGTCAAGACATGATCAAAGAACCTATTCATATTGCTGCTACTGCACACTACTCTATGGGCGGTATACCAGTTGACATTGATGGTCATGTAAAGAAAAATCCAAATGAGATAGTTCGCGGTTTCTATGCCGCAGGTGAATGTGCTTGTGTAAGCGTACACGGTGCAAACAGACTTGGAGCAAACTCTTTACTTGAAGCACTCTTCTTCGGTCGTCATGTAGGAAAACATATTATTGAAGATCTTGAAAGCAATAAATTAGAACTTTGTGATGCAAAAGAGAGTGATGCTGACAGAATGCTAAATGAAATAAAATTCTGTATGAACAACAATGGAACGGAGTCAGTACCTAAGCTTCGCAGTGAATTACAAGAGAGTATGACTGCAAATGCTGGTGTATTCCGTACTGAAGAGACATTGCTAAAGCAGCGTAAAATCTTAAAAGAGCTAAGAGAGCGGTATAAAAATATACGCATTGATGACAAGAGCAAAATATTTAACACTGATCTGCAAGAAGCTATTGAGTTTGGTCATATGCTTGATTATGCAACATTTATTGTTGAAGGTGCTATTGCACGAAAAGAGAGCCGTGGTGCACACTATCGTGAAGACTATACAAAACGTGACGATGAAAACTTCCTAAAACATACTTTTGCTACTATGAATGAAGATGGAAGCATCAATATTGAGTATGGTGATGTGAAACTCGGAAAATTTGAACCGCAAGAGCGAACATATTAA